In Bogoriella caseilytica, the genomic window ACGACGAGCTCCGCGCCCTGGACGACCAGGCCTTGCTGGACCGGGCGGCTCGGACGGCGCCCGACGTCACCGAGGTGCGCCACCACATACCCGGGGAACCCGGCCCGGTGGTGGTCGAGTTGCGCCAGGGATCGGGTTTCGCCCGCACGCAGCAGGTCCGCGCCGAGCTCGCCGCCGTCGTGGGTGCCTGCGACGGCGACCTCACGCTCGGGCAGATCCTCACCGCCGTGGCCGCGCTGATGGATCTGGACGCTGAGGAGGCGCGAGCGGAGCTGGTGCCACCGCTGCGTGCTCTCATCAATGATGGCTTCCTCACGATCGAGTGAGCCCGCGCCACCACCCACAACCCGGCCCGCGGCGGTAACGTCCAGGCATGACCGTGGAGGACCTTGCCGAGCTCGTTGATGATGCCGTCGACCTTGCCCGCATCTGGCTTGCTGCCACCGAGGCCGGACAGGATGCGGCCGAACGCACCACCGCTGGCCGCCTGGCGGCTCTCGTTTCGGATCCCGAGGGCCTGGACCTGGCGATCAACTTCGTTGACCGAGTGGCACGGCCCGAGGATCCGCGAGTGGCGGCGAAGGAGCTTGCCGCACTGTCCACCAGCGCGGCGGGCTTCCTCAGCACCATCGATCGCAGTCTTCTGGCTACCGGCTCCAAGGCCGCACGCCTCGCTCCCGGCCTGGTGGTTCCCCTGGCGCGGAGACGGTTGCGCGGACTGGTCGGTCACCTCGTCGTCGATGCCGCCGACCCCGCCCTGGCCGAGCATCTGGCCCGCGCCAAGGAGGACGGCTTCCGACTGAACATCAACCTCCTCGGCGAGGCCGTGCTCGGCGAGGAGGAGGCAGCCTCCCGGGCGGAGCGCACCCGCGCTCTGCTGGAGCGCGAGGACGTGGACTACGTCTCGATCAAGGTCTCATCCCTGGTCTCACAGATCTCCCCCTGGGACGAAGCCGGCACCGTCGCTCGCGTGCTGGAACGACTCCGCCCGCTCTACCGAGCAGCCGCCGCACGGAGCCCACACGCCTTCGTCAATCTCGACATGGAGGAGTACCGCGATCTGGACCTGACGGTTGCGGTCTTCACGGCCCTGCTCAGCGAGCCCGAGTTCCAGGATCTCCGCGCCGGCATCGTGCTGCAGGCCTACCTGCCCGATGCCGCAGGGGCCTTGGAGCGCCTCATCGGCTTCGCGACCGCCCGGCGGGACGCTGGCGGAGCAAGCATCAAGATCCGCCTGGTCAAGGGCGCGAACCTCTCCATGGAACGCGCCGAGGCCGAACTCCACGGCTGGACCCAGGCGCCCTACGCCACCAAGGCCGAGGTGGACGCAAACTTCCTGCGGCTGGCCGAGCGCGCACTGCGACCCGAGCACAGCGGCGCCCTGCGACTCGGAGCCGCCTCACACAACCTCTTCGACGTCGCCGCTATTCACCTCCTTGCCGAGCAGCGCGGGGTCTCCGCAGCCCTGGACGTCGAGATGCTGCAGGGCATGGCACCCTCCCAGGCGCGCGCCGTCCGGGACGACGTCGGCACCGTCATCCTCTACACCCCGGTCGTAGCTGCAGAGGACTTCGACGTCGCCGTCTCGTATTTGGTGCGCCGGCTGGAGGAGAATGCGCAGCCGCAGAATTTCCTCCACGCACTCTTTGCCGGCGGAGCGATTGGCACCGATGACCAGGAGGCCCGCTTCCGGGAGTCCGTCCACCTGGCTGGGGAGGTCACCGCGCAGCCACGCCGCACCACCGAGCGGGCCCCGGCCCCGGAGGCCTTCACCAACGCGATCGACTCCGACCCAGCTCTCGAAGAGGTGCGCGCGTGGGCCGCGGAGGCCGTCGGCGCTGCCCCGGCCAGGCTGACCTCCCCGGTTCTCACCTCCACGGCCGATGTCGACGGCGTGGTCCGGCTGGCTCGTGATCTGCAACGCGAATGGGCCGAGCGGCCGGCCCACGAGCGCGCGGCGGTGCTGCGCCGGGCTGCCGATGAGCTCGAAGCTCGCCGCACGGTGTTGATCACCCAGGCCGCGCACGAAGGCGGCAAGACCGTGGCACAGTCCGACCCAGAGGTCTCCGAGGCCATCGACTTCGCCCGCTACTACGCCGACCGGGTCGCTGAACTGGAGCCGGGAGCCTCCCTGCACACCGACGGCGCGCGCTTCACTCCCGCGCCCTGCGTGCTCGTCGCCCCGCCGTGGAACTTCCCCGTCGCCATCCCCATCGGTGGCGTGCTCGCTGCGCTCGCGGCCGGATCCGCGGTGATCATCAAGCCCGCACCGCAGGTGCCCGGCTGCACCGAGATCGCCGTCGAGGCCGTGCGGGCGGCGCTGGAGGCCTCGGGGGTGCCCCGCCAGCTGGTGCAGGTGGTCCGTACCGATGAGGGCGAGGTCGGCCAGGCCCTGGTGGCCCATGCCGACATTGACCGAGTGATTCTGACCGGCGCCGCGGAGACCGGGGATCTCTTCATTTCCTTCCGGCACGGGCGGCGTGGCGGTCCGGGCGTGCTCGCCGAGACCTCGGGGAAGAACTCCCTGATCATCACCCCCGCGGCGGACTTCGACCTGGCCGTGGGGGATCTGGTGACCTCGGCCTTCGGGCACGCCGGCCAGAAGTGCTCAGCCGCGTCACTGGCCATCCTGGTGGGCTCCGCCGGGCGTTCGGAGCGGCTCCTGCGCCAGCTCGTGGATGCCGTGCGCTCGCTGCGAGTCGGATGGCCTGACGATCTGGGCGCGACGGTGGGGCCGCTGATCGAGCCACCGCAGGACAAGCTAGAGATGGCGCTGACCAGCCTGGAACCGGGGGAGCGATGGCTGGTCGAACCGCGCCAGCTCGATGACAGTGGGCGGCTGTGGTCGCCAGGCCTGAAGGACGGCGTGCGCCCCGGCTCCTGGTTCCACCGCACGGAGGTCTTCGGACCGGTGCTGGGGATCATGCGCGCCGCCACCTTCGAGGAAGCCATTGCCCTGCAGAACGCCACCGCCTTCGGGCTCACCGCTGGACTCCATTCCTTGGACTCCCAGGAGATGGCCATCTGGGCCGATCGGACCGAGGCCGGGAACCTCTACATCAACCGCCATATCACCGGCGCCATCGTGCGCCGGCAGTCCTTTGGTGGATGGAAGGCCTCGAACATGGGCCCGGGTGCCAAGGCTGGCGGCCCGAACTACGTGGCCCAGCTGGGCGACTTCGAGCCCGATGGGCTACCCGCGGAACAAGCTGACCTTTCCCGGGAACTCCGAGCGGCCCTGGCGGACTACACCGGGCTGGTGACCTCGCAGGCCGACCGCTCGTGGTTGCGCGCGGCCGTGTCCTCCGATGCTGCCGCCTGGGAGTCAGGCCTGGGGCTGGAGGTCGATGAGACGGGCTTGGCGGTGGAAGCCAACGTCTTCCGTTACCGGCCTGCCCCGTTGACGATCCGCACGGTCCCGGGGGCCGCCATCGTCGAACTCGTGCGCGTGCTGCTGGCCGCGGAGCTCGCCGGGACTGCGGTGGAGGTGAGCCTGGATGTCGAGACCGCGCAGGAGCTCGCCGGATTCGAGGACGGCGGCGACAATGCGCGCGCCGGCCTCGCCCGGCTGAACACCGCTCCTCAGATCGTGGAGCCGACCGAGGACTTCGTGGAGCGCCTCGCGCAGACACCGGTGGACCGCGTGCGGGTTATCGGCGTGGGGCCGGAGGCCTCGGAGATCGCCGATCGGCTCAGCTCGGCGGACACCAGCGTGCTCACCGGCCCCGTGCTAGCCACTGGCCGGCGAGAACTGCTCACCGTGGTGCGCGAGCAAGCGATCTCGCGCACCCTGCACCGTTACGGTCACGTCCCCGACGACGAGAGGTAGCTAGCGCAGCGCTGCCCGGCGCGTGTGATGCCCGGCTGCCGGAGGTCAGCGAGCCTGCGGCAGCCCGAGGATCCGGGCGAGGCCGGCGGCATCCTCGGCGATCGCAGCGGAGCCGGCCTCCTCCCCGGCTTGGGCGTAACCCCAGGCCGCCAGAACCCCAGGGACGCCGTGCATGGCTGCGCCCTCGATGTCGTGGTGACGGTCCCCGACCATCACCGCGCCGGAGACGTCGACCTCGGCTTCCCGCAGCCCCTGGAGCGCTGCTGCCACCACATTGGCCTTGACCTGGACGCCGGGCAGGTCGTGGGAGTCCTCCCGGGTGGCGCCGTGGATCGAGGTGAAGAACTGCTCGAGCCCGGCGTCGGCCAGGATGGGGCGCGCCAGCTCACCGAGCTTCGCCGTGGCCAGTGCCAGGGGAATGCCCGCCGCGTGCCAGGTCTCGATCAGTTGGGCCACTCCCGGGTAGAGCGGGACCTGGGTCATCCGGGGCCGGTACCGCTCGCGGTACTCGGCGACCACCCCATCGAGGGCGGGCTCTGGCACCCCGCCGAAGGTCAGGAAGCCCTCCCGGATGGGCGGGCCGACGAAGCGCAGCAGTGTTCCGGCGTCGGGCACGCGGTAGCCGCAGGCCGCGAGCGCCTCGGCGATGGAGGTCGTGATCGCCGGCGCGGAGTCGGTGATGGTGCCGTCAAGGTCGAGGATGACGGCGGTGGTGGGTTGCGGAAGCGGGAGAGCGGCGGAGTCGGCCACCGCACGGGTGTGCGTCGAGGCAGGGGAGTGCGGCATGGCTGAGAGCCTACGGGGGGCGCCTGGCTCGCGCCGGACGCCACCACAGTCAGCAGGCGGAACTCTCAACTCACCTCGAGCTCGAGGGTGACCAGCGCTGCAGCCGGCAGATCGAAGCTGAGCGTGCCGCCGTCGATGCGGGCACCGTCATAGTCCTGCGGGGCCACGCGGTTCGGCTCGGACGCCGTGTTGTGGTCGGCCACGTCGCCGGCGACCAAGATCCGGCCGGTTACTGTCCCGGTGTTCGCGCCACGCAGGCTCAGCTCGATACGCACGGCGGCGTCCGGGTCGAGGTTCGCGGCGGTGATGGTGGCCCGGCCGTCCTTGGTGGAGGCGGTGACCGAGACGGCATCCACGGTGGTGCCATCGACCTCACGCTGCACCCCGGTGCCGGTGCGATGCACGGCCAGCGACTGCGCATCGTGGTGCCCGGTGGCCATGGCGAAGGCGTGGTAGGTGGGGGTGAGGATCATCTGATGGCCGTCGGTGAGGACCATCGCCTGCAGCACGTTCACCGTCTGGGCGATATTGGCCAGGCGCAGGCGGTCCGCGTGCGCGTGGAAGGCGTCGAAGTGCACCGCCGCGACCAGCGCGTCGCGCTGGGTGTTCTGCTGGTACAGGAATCCGGGGTTGGTGCCCGGCTCCACGTTCCACCACGTGCCCCACTCATCGAGCGCGAGCCCGATCTTCTTGGTGGGGTCGTAGGCGTCCATGACCGCTGCATGCCCGGCGATGAGTTCGCGGACGTGCTGCGCACGGCGCATCGTGGTCCAGTACTCCTCGCGGCTGAACTCGGTGGCCGAGCCCTTGTCGGACCACGCCCCGGACATCGTGTAGTAGTGGAAGGAGATCGCCTGGAAGGTCTCCCGCGGACTGGTGTCGCCCAGGCCGTGGGAGACCTGCTTCATCAGGGTCTCGGTCCAGGCGTAGTCCGCATCGGAGGCGCCCGCCGCGATGCGGTAGAGCCTGTTCTCGCCATGGTCACGCGCATAGGTCGCGTGCTGACGTGCCATGGGAGCGAACTGCTCGGCGCGCAAGTTACCGCCGCAACCCCACGGCTCGTTCCCGATGCCGAAGAGGCGTACCTTCCACGGCTCGGGATGGCCGTTCTGCGCGCGCAGCCTGGCCATAGGGGAGTCTCCTGAGCGGTTCAGGTACTCCACCCACTCGCTGGTCTCGCGGACCGATCCTGAGCCCACGTTGGCCGAGATGTACGGCTCCGTGTCCAGCAGTTCGCACAGCGCCATGAACTCGTGGGTGCCGAAGTGGTTGTTCTCCTCCACGTCACCCCAGTGGGTGTTCACCATCCGCGGGCGGTCCTCGCGTGGGCCGATTCCATCCATCCAGTGGTACTCATCGGCGAAGCAGCCCCCCGGCCAGCGCAAGTTCGGGATGGCAATGGCGCGCAGCGCCTCGACCACATCGGCCCGGATCCCGCCCTCATGGGGCACGTCGGCGTCCTCGCCCACCCAGAACCCGTCATAGATGCAGCGCCCCAAGTGTTCGGCGAAGTGGCCGTACAGGTGGCGGCTGATGGTCGGCCCGGCGACGTCGAGGTCGATCACGGCGGAGAAGGTGGCGGTCATGCTGAGACTCCAGGGGTGGCGTGGCAACTGGGTACATCGATGTAGAGGACTTTGGCGCGGATGGGCGAGAATGTCTAGCGGAGTCTTGGTGGGCAGCGGACTCCGCAGCGCAAGCGATAGCCTCAGCGCGCTGACGGGGCAGGGCTGCAGCGGCACGGCATACCCTTTCTCCTATGCGAGTGACCATGCGCGACGTTGCGGCCTACGCCGGTGTGTCGGTGAAGACCGTCTCGCGCGTGGTCAACGGCGAACCACACATCCGTCCTGAGACCCAGCGCCAGGTCCAGGAAGCGATCGCCACTCTCGACTGGCGCCCGAATTCGGCCGCTCGCACGCTGCGCACCGGCCGGACGGGGATCGTCGGCATCTGCGTCGCCGGGCTGCGGCGACCGTTCCTGGCGGCGATGGTCGAGGCGCTGGTCTCCGAGATCGACCGGCGGGGTCTGCGGGCGGCTGTCGAGCCGACCCACGACGACCCGGAGCGGATCGCGCAGGTCTGGGCAGCGCAGGGCCGGAGTTTCGATGGCGTGCTCATGGTGGGAACTCCGGCAGGGTTCACCTGGCATCCGCCCCGCGGTCCGGTCGTCCTCGTGGACGACGGGTCACCGCTGGCGACGGCGGAGGTGGACCGCGTTGACCCGGACCGGGACGAGGCCGCGCGGTTGATCGCCCGGCACCTGGCGGTGATGGGCCGCTCTCGTCCCGCCGTGCTCGGTGCCGATGTTCTGGCGCGGCCAGCTGCCGACGGGGTGTCTGCGCCCTTCGCTGCGAGCCTGGAGGCAGTCGGTATCGATCCGTCCGGTGTCCACGCTCAGCTCCTGCCACTCGCCGCCGATCGCGAGTCGGGGTGGCAGGCAGCATTGTCCGTGCTGGAGAGCGCGCCCGAGACCGATGCCATGGTCTGCACCAGTGATGAGGTGGCGCTCGGTGCCCTGGCTGGCCTGGCCTCGGTCGGTGTCGCAGTTCCGGGGCGCGTCGCGGTGCTCGGCTACGGCAACCTGGAGGATGGTCACCTCTCGACGCCCACGCTGACCACTGTTGATCCTGATCCGGCTCACATGGCCCGCGCCGCTGTCGAGTTGCTGGCAGAGCGGATGTCCGGGCGGGCGACCGGGCCGCCCCGGCGCGTGATCACCCCGGTGAACCTGATCCGGCGTGAGTCGACACTGGGGGGCCGATGAAGCTCCCCACGCTTGCCGATGTCGCCGAACGCGCCGGAGTCTCGGCCAAGACCGTCTCGAATGTGATCCTCGGGCGCCCGCACGTGGCGGTCGCGACCCGCGAGCGGGTGGAGCAGGCGGTGCGAGACCTCGGCTACCAGGCCAACCCGGCGGGCCGGGGCCTGACCTCCGGGCGAACCGGGCGGATCGCCGTGGTGATTCCCAAGCTCTACCAGCCATACTTCGCCGAGATCGCCGAACGGCTGATCCTCGCCCTGGGCGCGCGAGGCTGGGCCACCACCTTGCGAGTGGCGCCCGATGCCCAGTCCGAACGCGACGCGGTGATGGGCGTGACGACGTCGGACACCGACGGCGTGGTCATCTGCCCCCAGCACCTCACCCCCGAGGCCATGGACCAGCGACCTCCGCGGCCGGTCGTGCAGGTCGGCGGCAGGCCGGTCGGCCTGATCGACGCCGTGGTGATGGGCGAACGTGAAGGGTTCGAGGCCGTCACGCGGCATGTACTGGAGTCTGGTCGCCGTCGCATTGCCATGCTCGCCTCGGGACGGCCCCATGCGCGGCCAGGGGGTGAGCGATATGACGGCCTGGAGCAGGCCATGGCCGCCTACGGGCTCACGATCGATCCCCGCCTCGTGGTCTTCGGCTCCGACTGGGACCGGCGCATCTCGGGCTACGAAGCGATGACTGGTCTGCTGCAGACGGGCAGGCCCTTCGATGCGGCGATCTGCATCAATGACGCCGTCGCCATCGGGGCACTGCGTGCGCTCCGCATGCACGGTGCCCGCGTGCCGGAGGATGTGGCGTTGACTGGCTTCGACGATACCGAGGAGGGGCGCTATACGACCCCTTCGTTGACCTCGGTGAGCCCCGAACAGGAACAGATGGTCGAGCACGCGGTGCAGATGCTCCATGAGCGGCTTCATGGCCACCAGGGCGCGGCGCGTCAGGTGCGCACCGGCGCGCACCTCGTCCCGCGCGGCTCCACCGGATAGCCGGGCCTGCCCGCCGACCAGTCGGCACCCCCCGCCGGGTAGCCGGGAGGGTGACCGGTGTGGAGTCACGCCGAGCGGCGGCGTCACGGGTCGGGTGCGCGGCACCACCGTGCTGTCGATGGTGTCTGACAACGCTGATGGCCGATGCTTGACAACGCTGAAGGCTGGGCTTAGCGTCAGCGGCAGCACACCCGGCCGAAGGAGATC contains:
- a CDS encoding HAD hydrolase-like protein, with protein sequence MPHSPASTHTRAVADSAALPLPQPTTAVILDLDGTITDSAPAITTSIAEALAACGYRVPDAGTLLRFVGPPIREGFLTFGGVPEPALDGVVAEYRERYRPRMTQVPLYPGVAQLIETWHAAGIPLALATAKLGELARPILADAGLEQFFTSIHGATREDSHDLPGVQVKANVVAAALQGLREAEVDVSGAVMVGDRHHDIEGAAMHGVPGVLAAWGYAQAGEEAGSAAIAEDAAGLARILGLPQAR
- a CDS encoding proline dehydrogenase family protein gives rise to the protein MTVEDLAELVDDAVDLARIWLAATEAGQDAAERTTAGRLAALVSDPEGLDLAINFVDRVARPEDPRVAAKELAALSTSAAGFLSTIDRSLLATGSKAARLAPGLVVPLARRRLRGLVGHLVVDAADPALAEHLARAKEDGFRLNINLLGEAVLGEEEAASRAERTRALLEREDVDYVSIKVSSLVSQISPWDEAGTVARVLERLRPLYRAAAARSPHAFVNLDMEEYRDLDLTVAVFTALLSEPEFQDLRAGIVLQAYLPDAAGALERLIGFATARRDAGGASIKIRLVKGANLSMERAEAELHGWTQAPYATKAEVDANFLRLAERALRPEHSGALRLGAASHNLFDVAAIHLLAEQRGVSAALDVEMLQGMAPSQARAVRDDVGTVILYTPVVAAEDFDVAVSYLVRRLEENAQPQNFLHALFAGGAIGTDDQEARFRESVHLAGEVTAQPRRTTERAPAPEAFTNAIDSDPALEEVRAWAAEAVGAAPARLTSPVLTSTADVDGVVRLARDLQREWAERPAHERAAVLRRAADELEARRTVLITQAAHEGGKTVAQSDPEVSEAIDFARYYADRVAELEPGASLHTDGARFTPAPCVLVAPPWNFPVAIPIGGVLAALAAGSAVIIKPAPQVPGCTEIAVEAVRAALEASGVPRQLVQVVRTDEGEVGQALVAHADIDRVILTGAAETGDLFISFRHGRRGGPGVLAETSGKNSLIITPAADFDLAVGDLVTSAFGHAGQKCSAASLAILVGSAGRSERLLRQLVDAVRSLRVGWPDDLGATVGPLIEPPQDKLEMALTSLEPGERWLVEPRQLDDSGRLWSPGLKDGVRPGSWFHRTEVFGPVLGIMRAATFEEAIALQNATAFGLTAGLHSLDSQEMAIWADRTEAGNLYINRHITGAIVRRQSFGGWKASNMGPGAKAGGPNYVAQLGDFEPDGLPAEQADLSRELRAALADYTGLVTSQADRSWLRAAVSSDAAAWESGLGLEVDETGLAVEANVFRYRPAPLTIRTVPGAAIVELVRVLLAAELAGTAVEVSLDVETAQELAGFEDGGDNARAGLARLNTAPQIVEPTEDFVERLAQTPVDRVRVIGVGPEASEIADRLSSADTSVLTGPVLATGRRELLTVVREQAISRTLHRYGHVPDDER
- a CDS encoding alpha-N-arabinofuranosidase; translated protein: MTATFSAVIDLDVAGPTISRHLYGHFAEHLGRCIYDGFWVGEDADVPHEGGIRADVVEALRAIAIPNLRWPGGCFADEYHWMDGIGPREDRPRMVNTHWGDVEENNHFGTHEFMALCELLDTEPYISANVGSGSVRETSEWVEYLNRSGDSPMARLRAQNGHPEPWKVRLFGIGNEPWGCGGNLRAEQFAPMARQHATYARDHGENRLYRIAAGASDADYAWTETLMKQVSHGLGDTSPRETFQAISFHYYTMSGAWSDKGSATEFSREEYWTTMRRAQHVRELIAGHAAVMDAYDPTKKIGLALDEWGTWWNVEPGTNPGFLYQQNTQRDALVAAVHFDAFHAHADRLRLANIAQTVNVLQAMVLTDGHQMILTPTYHAFAMATGHHDAQSLAVHRTGTGVQREVDGTTVDAVSVTASTKDGRATITAANLDPDAAVRIELSLRGANTGTVTGRILVAGDVADHNTASEPNRVAPQDYDGARIDGGTLSFDLPAAALVTLELEVS
- a CDS encoding LacI family DNA-binding transcriptional regulator gives rise to the protein MRVTMRDVAAYAGVSVKTVSRVVNGEPHIRPETQRQVQEAIATLDWRPNSAARTLRTGRTGIVGICVAGLRRPFLAAMVEALVSEIDRRGLRAAVEPTHDDPERIAQVWAAQGRSFDGVLMVGTPAGFTWHPPRGPVVLVDDGSPLATAEVDRVDPDRDEAARLIARHLAVMGRSRPAVLGADVLARPAADGVSAPFAASLEAVGIDPSGVHAQLLPLAADRESGWQAALSVLESAPETDAMVCTSDEVALGALAGLASVGVAVPGRVAVLGYGNLEDGHLSTPTLTTVDPDPAHMARAAVELLAERMSGRATGPPRRVITPVNLIRRESTLGGR
- a CDS encoding LacI family DNA-binding transcriptional regulator translates to MKLPTLADVAERAGVSAKTVSNVILGRPHVAVATRERVEQAVRDLGYQANPAGRGLTSGRTGRIAVVIPKLYQPYFAEIAERLILALGARGWATTLRVAPDAQSERDAVMGVTTSDTDGVVICPQHLTPEAMDQRPPRPVVQVGGRPVGLIDAVVMGEREGFEAVTRHVLESGRRRIAMLASGRPHARPGGERYDGLEQAMAAYGLTIDPRLVVFGSDWDRRISGYEAMTGLLQTGRPFDAAICINDAVAIGALRALRMHGARVPEDVALTGFDDTEEGRYTTPSLTSVSPEQEQMVEHAVQMLHERLHGHQGAARQVRTGAHLVPRGSTG